A stretch of Bordetella genomosp. 13 DNA encodes these proteins:
- the purE gene encoding 5-(carboxyamino)imidazole ribonucleotide mutase: protein MPNSSPDAPLVGVIMGSSSDWDVMQHAVAMLHDFGVAYEARVISAHRMPHDMAEYGAAAHARGLRAIIAGAGGAAHLPGMMAALTDVPVFGVPVPSKYLRGEDSLLSIVQMPKGVPVATFAIGEAGAANAALHVVANLATTDAALRDKLLAFRARQTEAARAMQLPPAGARA from the coding sequence ATGCCAAACTCGTCTCCGGATGCGCCGCTGGTCGGCGTGATCATGGGCTCTTCCAGCGACTGGGATGTGATGCAGCACGCGGTGGCCATGCTCCATGACTTCGGCGTGGCATACGAGGCGCGCGTCATCTCCGCGCACCGCATGCCGCACGACATGGCCGAGTACGGCGCCGCCGCGCACGCGCGCGGCCTGCGCGCCATCATCGCCGGCGCGGGCGGAGCGGCACACCTGCCGGGCATGATGGCGGCGCTGACCGACGTGCCGGTGTTCGGCGTGCCGGTGCCGTCCAAATACCTGCGCGGCGAAGACTCGCTGTTGTCCATCGTGCAGATGCCCAAGGGCGTGCCGGTCGCCACCTTCGCCATCGGCGAGGCGGGGGCGGCCAACGCCGCCCTGCACGTGGTGGCCAACCTGGCCACCACCGATGCGGCGCTGCGCGACAAGCTGCTGGCCTTCCGCGCGCGGCAAACCGAGGCGGCGCGAGCCATGCAGCTGCCTCCCGCCGGAGCGCGCGCATGA